The Mesorhizobium sp. AR02 genomic interval CGCGCCTTAGTGAAGGCCGGGTACGACGCGAAATGGGTTACATGACATGACCCTGTTCCGCCGGCATGTGTTGGCGCTGCTGCTAATTGCCGGTGCCATGTTCCCCAATATCTACGTGGCCGGTGGTCGCGAAAGCAGCGCATCGCAACCGTCGACCACACCGGTGGTGAAAAACCTGCCGGACTATCTGCGCGAAACAAGGGATCCGGGGTCTGGCACGATTTTCGTACGGATCACCGAACCCGGAATTCTCGGCCTGGCGGGTGTATGCGGGAAGAAATACTGCACCCACCGTTACTCAAGCGCACAGGCTTGGAATGCTGACCAGAGCCTTCTCCTGATCGTCAATGGTTGCGGTGGCATGTGCTTTCTCGACGGGCACACCTACGTGCCATTGTTCCACCGCGACCGCTCGACTGAATGCGAATGGCATCCCAGGGATCCCCGGCTGATGATCTGCGTTGCCGGCCGGCAGATTTCGACCTGGGCGCCACGCACCAATCATGAGGATGTCATGTTCGCCTCGGCAGCCTACAGCAATCTTCGGTTCGGGCCCTACAAAGGCAATCCGAGCCGCGACGGCAACCGCATTGCGGTGCGTGCAACGCGCAAGGACGGCAAAGCGGTGGTCTTTGGCTACGACCTCAAGCTGCGGCAGAAATTCCCGGATATCGAACTTGCCCAGCTTCCAGGAACCACCGGCTCCTGCTCGATCTCCCCGCTCGGCATCAACATCGTGTGCTCACAGCAATTGCCCGACGGCAATGAACCGAGCTTCATCTTTTCCATCGACGGCGTCTTGCGCCAGAAGTGGATGGAGCACCACCGGCCCGGTCACGGCGACATGACGGTCGATGCCGACGGCAGCGAAGTCTATGTCGGGATCAGCAAATCGGATCCCGACAAATATCAGGTGATCAAGCGCCGATTGGCTGACGGCAAGGTCACCTCGCTGATGAAATATGGCGAGGCCATGCATGCGTCACTCAGGTCGCTGGACAGGCCGGGCTGGGTGTTTCTGAGCTATGGCGGCACGCCAGCCGAAATATCGCAGCACCCGGATTGGGCGCCTTACGCGCAGCAGGTCATTGCGCTGCGTATGGACGGCAGCGGAGAGGTCCGCCGTATCGTAGACACGCAAAACGCGCACTTCGACTACTGGAGCGAGACGCATGCCTCGCCGTCTCCAGACGGCTCACAGGTGGTCTGGTCGAGCAATTGGGGCATGCCCGGTGGCCCGGTATACGATTTCGTTACCCGTGTTGAATGGCCTTCGGAGCCGGTGCCGAACCAGAAGGAGATTGTCGCAAATGGCCTTCACTAAACGAACCGTTCTTGCCGCGGTTGCGGTGATGTCCCTGACATCGATGGCAAGCGCTGGCGAAGCCGAGCCCTATCAACTGTCACCTGGCGATACCGTCGAGATAGGAATAGCGCCGATCCCGGATCGGACGCAGCGCGCCGTGGTCCAGATGGACGGCAATATCGCCCTTCCCGCAGTCGGGATGGTCATGGTCGCAGGCTTGACGGCATCTCAACTGCAGACGCGCATGCAAGCGCTTTTGCCGACCAAGATTTTTCACGTGCGTCTGGCCGATGGACGCGAGCAGATGGTTGTCGTCAAGCCAGACGACGTGACCGCCATCATCGCCGACTATCGTCCGATCTATGTGATGGGCGACGTGCTCACCCCGGGACAACAGGCCTACCGTCCGCTCATGACCGTGCGGCAGGCGCTTGCCGTCTCCGGCGGCTTCAGCCTTTTGCGGTCACGGGCCGGCCAGACCGGGCCTGATCCGGTTGATCTCAGGCGCGACTACGAAACACTTTGGGGGGATTACACCAAAGACTATTTTCGCGCCGCCCGTATCCGCGCCGAACTTCAGGACCAGGCGGATTTCGACAAGCAGACGCCACAGGGATCACCTCTGTCACCCAGCGTCGGAGCCGCGATCGCCCAGGCTGAAGCGGACGGGCTGAAGATTGCGCTGAGCGACTTCCAGCAGGAGCAGGCTTTTCTTGAGAAGGGCGAGAAGGACGCGGGCGATCAAATCGAGGTCTTGCAGAAGCGCGAACAGGTCGAGGCCGAGAGCGTGAAGGCGGATCAGGAAGACCTGGCGAAAGTAACCA includes:
- a CDS encoding polysaccharide biosynthesis/export family protein, which produces MAFTKRTVLAAVAVMSLTSMASAGEAEPYQLSPGDTVEIGIAPIPDRTQRAVVQMDGNIALPAVGMVMVAGLTASQLQTRMQALLPTKIFHVRLADGREQMVVVKPDDVTAIIADYRPIYVMGDVLTPGQQAYRPLMTVRQALAVSGGFSLLRSRAGQTGPDPVDLRRDYETLWGDYTKDYFRAARIRAELQDQADFDKQTPQGSPLSPSVGAAIAQAEADGLKIALSDFQQEQAFLEKGEKDAGDQIEVLQKREQVEAESVKADQEDLAKVTKAFEAGNLTNNRLADVRRALLLSSSGALQTSVELMRARRQQEDYVRQHERNDNQRRIGLLTDLKDTNARLADVTARLHAASEKLQPTGASTQPLPIAGETIRAQVTIVRKIGDEWRKLSADEDTIVMPGDTVEARFSSDLQSVAIQ